Part of the Cognatishimia sp. WU-CL00825 genome, TGATGTTTAACCCAGAGGTGTTGCTGTCGTCAGAAGACAAAAACACCTATGAAGAGGGGTGCCTGTCCATCCCTGACCAATTTGCAGAGGTGACACGCCCGTCTGACGTGCGCGTGGGCTGGATCGACGAAAACGGCAATCCGCAGGAAAAAGACTTTGACGGGCTGTGGGCGACCTGTGTGCAACATGAGATTGATCATTTGAATGGCACGTTGTTCATTGATTATTTGGGCCCGATGAAACGTCAGATGATGACGCGAAAATCTGCCAAGATGAAACGTGAACGGGCCCGCGCATGAGCGTGCGACCCTGTTTGCCCTGGCCGGATAAACGGCTTCGGACAGCTGCAGAACCGGTGCAAGAGATCACCGATGTAGAGCGCGGTGTTTGGCAGGACCTGATCGACACGATGGAAGCCATGCCGGGTGTCGGCATGGGGGCCAATCAGATTGGCGTGCTGCAACGGTTGATTGTGGTGGATGCGTCCTCTGAGCGGGGGCAGGTTGTGAAAATGGCCAACCCAGAGGTTTTGCATAAATCCGTCGAGCCGCGACAGCA contains:
- the def gene encoding peptide deformylase gives rise to the protein MLKSILIHPDPRLKKICDPVPDLSDDLRLLAKDMQQTMYDAPGIGLAAPQVGVLSRLIVMDCIKEGEPEPVVMFNPEVLLSSEDKNTYEEGCLSIPDQFAEVTRPSDVRVGWIDENGNPQEKDFDGLWATCVQHEIDHLNGTLFIDYLGPMKRQMMTRKSAKMKRERARA
- the def gene encoding peptide deformylase, with the translated sequence MSVRPCLPWPDKRLRTAAEPVQEITDVERGVWQDLIDTMEAMPGVGMGANQIGVLQRLIVVDASSERGQVVKMANPEVLHKSVEPRQHEEASPNLPGVSAKISRPRAVTVRYMDENGEMAEKDFVGLWATSVQHQIDHINGKMYFDHLSRTKREMLIKRAKKMQS